The Parambassis ranga chromosome 1, fParRan2.1, whole genome shotgun sequence genome includes a region encoding these proteins:
- the LOC114437018 gene encoding neuronal pentraxin-1-like: MTRAMEGLSWKLFLLSCLVVVESSAQDFGQTQFICTSVPKDMDLCTATMQNSGPAEDLKTTIIQLRETVLQQKETIVNQKETIRELTSKLSRCESQSLPAAAGPGGRRPGSKNTMGDVSRGTTETLAQLGQTLQTLKQRLESLEQYSRGNGTAQANSLKDLLQNKIDDMEKHVLSRVNTLEETKPGARNDTEQRNRVESTLTSLHHRITDLEKGKDSRPTDKFQLTFPLRTNYMYAKAKRSLPEMYSFSVCLWIKSSASPGMGTPFSYAVPGQANELVLMESANNPMEILINDKVANLPFLINDGKWHHLCITWTTRDGMWEAFQDGVSRGSGENLAPYHPIKPEGVLVLGQEQDTLGGSFDATQAFVGEMANLNIWNRKLSIGEIYNLATCNSKAPAGNVFSWTESNIEIFGGATKWTFEPCRSLN; the protein is encoded by the exons atgactagAGCCATGGAGGGATTGTCGTGGAAACTTTTTCTACTTTCTTGCCTGGTTGTTGTGGAGAGCTCCGCGCAAGACTTCGGACAGACGCAGTTTATTTGCACTTCGGTGCCAAAGGATATGGACCTGTGCACCGCCACCATGCAGAACAGCGGGCCGGCGGAAGACCTGAAGACCACCATCATACAGCTGCGGGAGACCGTGCTGCAGCAAAAGGAGACCATTGTTAACCAAAAGGAGACAATCAGGGAACTAACGTCCAAGTTGAGCCGGTGCGAGAGTCAGAGCCTCCCGGCGGCGGCGGGACCCGGTGGAAGGCGACCTGGGTCCAAGAACACGATGGGGGATGTATCTCGGGGCACCACGGAAACTCTGGCGCAGCTGGGACAGACTTTACAGACGCTCAAGCAGAGACTAGAGAGTCTAGAG CAATACAGCCGAGGGAACGGCACGGCGCAAGCCAACAGCCTGAAAGATCTGCTGCAAAACAAGATAGACGACATGGAGAAGCACGTCCTGTCCCGGGTCAACACGTTAGAGGAGACCAAGCCGGGAGCCAGGAACGACACCGAGCAGCGGAACAGAGTGGAGTCCACGCTCACCTCCCTGCACCACCGCATCACAGACCTGGAGAAAG GTAAAGACAGCAGACCCACAGACAAGTTCCAGCTCACATTCCCTCTGAGAACCAACTACATGTACGCCAAAGCCAAGAGGAGCCTTCCTGAGATGTACTCCTTCAGCGTGTGTCTGTGGATCAAGTCCAGCGCCTCGCCCGGCATGGGGACGCCCTTCTCCTACGCAGTGCCAGGTCAGGCCAACGAGCTGGTCCTGATGGAGTCGGCGAACAACCCCATGGAGATCCTCATCAATGACAAG GTGGCGAATCTGCCATTCCTCATCAATGACGGGAAGTGGCATCACCTCTGCATCACGTGGACCACACGTGACGGGATGTGGGAGGCCTTCCAGGATGGAGTGTCGCGGGGCAGCGGGGAGAATCTGGCGCCGTACCACCCCATCAAACCAGAGGGTGTGCTGGTCCTGGGACAAGAGCAG GACACACTGGGAGGAAGCTTTGATGCGACACAAGCCTTCGTCGGTGAGATGGCAAACCTAAATATCTGGAACAGGAAACTTTCCATCGGCGAGATCTACAACTTGGCAACCTGCAACAGCAAAGCGCCGGCGGGCAACGTGTTCTCCTGGACTGAGAGCAACATTGAAATTTTTGGCGGAGCCACCAAATGGACCTTCGAGCCGTGTCGTTCACTCAACTGA